The Malus domestica chromosome 10, GDT2T_hap1 nucleotide sequence ATACAAAAGATATACTCTTCCGCTTAAATTTCCATTTGTTTTATGGATGTTCCAATTACTACAATATTTATATAAGAAATTCATGCAAAAAATAACTTCGCAAAATTACAAGatgaaaatcaattaattagtactGTAATTTCCCGAAATTACACAAAGCTCAGAGTTAACTTTGCTCGAGTTATAACAATGTATGAATGAGGTCACCTGGGATTTGCGCAGATCATATCAAATTGTCTCACGGAACATATataatcaataatcaataattcACATGTTTAGAACTATTGTTGtatgaaaaataataaacatgtgcaaaatatattaataatgggACAAAAACTAATGAACTAATAACATGGCAGACTCAGATCTCAAAGCTTGTCTAATGAAAAATTAAGCTGGTTCTATCTGTGTTTACGGAACAGTCCAACTCATCTAGTTTGCTAACCAAACAACTTACATTTTTCTACATTATTGAAACACGTGCATGAAATAAACAAATGCATATTTGGTAGATCATGCCCCCTCCTTGGCAAACAATCATGTGAAGGACCTGCAAAATAAGATGAATAATTAAGTTATCACACACGTTGATCAGCATCTTTGAGTTATATGGTGTTTGCCTCCGATCGAATGACACTCGTGCTATGGCTTATTTAATTTATGATTGCTGTCTAACATGTTAATTATGAATGGATGATTGTTACATTATGATAGTGTTCTCTGGAATTTTCTATGCAAAATAAATCAGCTAATGAGGTGGTATGCCGGTGTAGGAATGACATTGCATAAACATTGCCTTGGGAACATATATATGGAAATCGAAATCGTGTTACCTTTTGCTGTCATTTAAGTGCACGAGATTCCGTGTCCCCTTCCAATAACCAGCACTATATATTAACTAGATGCATATCGAAAGAAACACATCAATCTCAATTGTATATTAACTACAAAGTCTTCTCTTCTATTTTCTCTCAAATCACAAAGAACAATGGCTTTCCACACTCGCTCTAACAGCTTCCCCTCAAGGCCACACCCGATCGTTCAACAAGTTGATGAACAATTGTCTAGATTGAGGTCTTCCGAAACCACCACCACATCTTCCATATCCATCAACCACAACCTAAGTAGCATCGGAGACTTGTATGGTTGTGTTGATAAGTTGCTTCAGTTGCCCCTCACTCAACAAGCCTTGGCCCAGGAGCAGAATAAGAAATGGATTACTGAGCTATTAGATGGCTCTCTCAGACTCTTGGACGTTTGCAGCACTGCCAAGGATGCGGTCTTGCAAACGAAGGCATATGTACAGGATCTTCAATCGATCATAAGAAGAACACGAGGAGGGGAATCTGGAGCTCTCACAAGTGAGGTTAACAAATACTTGAGCTTCAGGAAGATGGTTAAAAAGGCAATCCAAAAGGCTATGAAGAATCTTAAGGGAAGCGAAAGAAAATCCACATTTTCTTCTCCTAGCAACGACAACGAGACTGTTGCCATTATTAGCAAGTTGAGAGAAGTTGAAAAAATCACTCTCACAGTGTTCAAATCACTTCTGTTCTTCGTCTCTGGGCCAAAGTCAAAGCCAGGCAGCTGGTCATTGGTTTCCAAGATGGTTCCCACCAAAAAAGTTGCATGCGACGAAGAAACTGAGGCAAATGAATTTGCACAAGTCGATGCTGCACTACATAAGACAATCAAATCTGAGAACACGCAGAACCAGCTTGAGAAGCTGGAGTCATGCATTCAAGATCAGGAAGAAGGACTTGAGAGCCTATTTAGGAAAATGATCAAAACAAGAGTCTCCCTCCTTAACATCCTAAATCACTAgatgtttatgtttttcaacTTTGTACATGAAAAACATATTTGTATAAATCTTACAATATCAAATCAATTATACGTAATGATATACTCAATTTCAACTATTCTTGTTCTTTGATCGAAAACCTTTCATTTTGGGAACTGATCATAAACTCTTGCTAGTACTTCAATACTAAAATTCGACCATTTCTGTTTAACTGTAATTTTCCAAAGTCAAGCCTAAGAGGTAAATTTTACAGcaacatttgaaattatgaTCGAGGTCAGTGGATCACATAGGGCTTGTGTAAACAGATCGATTATATCACATGTCAAGGCTGTCAAGATTCCAATTGTCTCAAGagagataataataaaaacaacaaATCAAGGGCATTCGAAGGAGGATTCAATTCTCACACGCTTTACTCAGTAAATATATGCTGACGGTCTTCCTGTTAGAGGGGCATATAGAggctaaaaaaatgtgttcaagTCTATGATACGGCGTTCCTTGCTTCTTGCAATAAGGTCATTCAGAAACCcagaaaattcataataatgtaGATGGGGGTAGACACAAATTAAAGAAAACTGCACCTCCTTTTCTTATAGCTGAGCAAAAGATGCCAATCCACCCTTGCTCTGCTTATTTTGTACCATtgttgcaaatataagtttgtttttCCATTCCGTCAATGAGGCTGAGTAATACACCTTCTCCCCTACCAGTGGCAAAACTAGGAATTGTCAAGGCGAGGGCTATAAAAGGGTAGAAGCTTCTGCCCTCTTTTTGTTGcgcttcataaaaaataaaaataaaaataaaatcagttGCGAAAACTCGTCAAATACTTTCTCAACCTCATCCATTTCTCAACATTTGGAATACAATTCAATCAACGCATAAGACACGAACATATTCAATACAACCTTGTCATGTTTCTTCACAAACCCATGTATTATTTTCTCATATGTGAGTGCCTTAACCTCACACACACCTTCAGAGCACTGGGAATGGTGAAATTATCGAGCTTTTCATCATTGCCTCTTGACTCATATATCATGTTATGGAAGAGATACAAGGTATCTTCCCATGGATTCTCTCTACCGTAGCTCTTGACCATGGGATTCAAGAGAGAGACGGTTGAGCGGGGTGTTTCATCATACACCTTACGTGCATGAACAAGTGACTTATAAGTACACCTATTGGGCTCTATTCCCTCACTCAACATCGCATAAAAATTCCTCTTGGCCATCATATGCTAGCCGTGGCTCATAATGGCCTTAAATGGAGCCTCATATGACTTGAAACTTCTCTACACACCCAATTCCTTTGTACTATTAAACAACTTAACAGACTCTTAGAACAATGGCAATCTACAGTAGCCCTCCTTAACGACTCCGTTCTATGTCTTTTTTATTCCAAGAGGCCTGggtatttgaaaaataaaatgcaaaagtaGCAAAGCATAAAACATAGGAGCAGTGAAGTAGCACAATAGATTTTGGTGGTAGTTCAAAGGACCAGAAGGGCAAAATCCTCACTTTCAATGGCAATTTCAGGCGACCAGCGGCGGCCGCCCCTCCTTGTCCCCATGTAGCTTCGCCCATGTCCCCTACATCCATCATAGACAACAATGATGACACATGGTCATGGTCTACATATTAAGACGGGTTGAAGGAGTCAATTTTTTAAGGAAGTTAAGGTTACAGCCTAAAACCAATTAGCTATAAGGGAGTCCGCCCAAATCTTTATGAGCCCTTACAAAGTTTTTTAACTTTGCGATGCGGTACTATACTTCACATCCTCACCCTTTCAAGGTGTTTGAATCCTTGTTTCCTTTTTATCTACATCAAAAGCACAACAATAGTAAACTTGTAGTATGTGTGAAAGCAACAGAAATGTGTGCTTGAAAGTGTAACACCCCAGAAAAGTTTCGGGTTTCGGGGTTCTACTAATCTAACTTACAATggcaaccaaacaaacaacaaataaatcatTGGACATTAACATAACCGAAAGTCATACATAATTGAATGTATCGATGTAATGAAAAAACTTAAACTTAATCCAAACCAAACAGCTATACTTAAAACTAGTAAGCATCAACCAACACAAGTGGGGCCTACTGTAGCTTATCCAATGCCTCCCCCCTTGCCTACTTCCCTTATTCACCCAAAAGTCACAAAGtaaataattattaaatttaattattagaggtTGAGCCTCaagcccatcttttgataattaattatatattatatatcacaccctaaaattcaaattcaaggtTTGGGCCCTATTTTGCTCTCCTTGGTCCGCTTCTCCAATCATTTTGTAAGAGGGACAAAGTCTTATGAAGTGTGGAAAACTTTTGATGGTGACCAATGTAGGACAATACAATGAGATTTTCTACTAAAAAAAACTCCAACATAATTTACAACCTTCAAGGAGTTCTTAGAAGCAACTTGTCCAATTCTTGATATTACTTCAAACAAAGAGTCCATAAAACCTTGGTTGTAGCTTGTGGAAGGCATGAGATGCCAAAGACTGCAACTGATAAGGGATAAGCTTCAGATAGACAAAATCACCAATCTCAAGTTCTCTCTCAGTTCTATGTTTATCCACCTGCATTTTCATCTTGTTTCTTGCTACCTCCAAATTAGTTTTCAGCATAGACAATAGTTTATCACTTGCAACCAAATCAACCTTTGCAGTACCACTCTTATAGGTGGCAATGTGAGGAGGTGGGTAACCATACACTAACTTAAGTGGTGAAAACTTTGTAGAGGTGTGATATGAGGTATTGTAATTCCATTCAGCCTAAGGAAGCCAATGAAGCCATCTTTTAGGTTGAGCACTAGTAAAACACCTCAAATATGTCTCCAGACACCTGTTCACCACTATAGTTTGTGCATCACTCTGTGGGTGATATCCATAGCTCATACACAGTTTTGATATTTGTAGTTTGAAGAACCCCTTCCAAACGCACTTAAGAAAATTGGGTCTCTGTCACTCACTATGGTAGTAGGCATACCACGCAATATAAGCACATGGTTCACAAATGTTTGAGCTACTATAGCAGCAATGTATGGATGGGATAATGCAATGAAATGTGCATATTTGGAGAGTCTATCCACAACCACCATAATTAGGGGTGggttaaaaaaaccaaaaaccgaaaaaaaccgaaaaccaaaccgaaccgaaaccgaaaaaaccgaaccgaactgaattcttttggttcagttcggttttagtgatctagaaaccgaaccaaaccgaaccgaaccgaattaattaaattaattttttatttaattatttgttttgggtattattttctaaacccaatttgtaagttaaaatgtgctaaacccaatgtgttgccaaactttaagctcaaaatattaaaaaaaggcctataaaaactctaaaccctaacctattatttctcccccatataaggtttcggaaccaaacctcctcctgaaatacctacatccatctccatagcactgtctgCTTCTGCCCcagttttcttttccaaatctactctcatataacatgtaacaaaatctataaacatttatttcgggtagattacatgggtaatttgtgatggaaaagaatccagcacacactaaataaatccacccatgcattacttttactaatcaagttgtcaacatgcagttacaagcaaacaaccctaatctttgaacaacatcatacaatttaacttttctaagtcatttgtacgatttttgtgttgtgaggttgttagtttggactttggaagacttgattgatgattttagttcaactttaaatgtttattttcattgtctttgattctagtcagaatgcttatgttatgattgtgttggatatgttaaaatttaaaatttcaatgtttttcattttttgaaaaaaaaaaacaaaaaaccgaaacggaaccgaaaaaaaccgaaccgaaaaaaaataactgaaccgaaatttcggtttggtttcgattttggcaaaaaacaaaaaaccgaaccgatttaaaccgaacccacccctaaccATAATCAGTGATTTGTCATTGCATAATGGTAGTCCACTCACAAAATCCATACTAATATCAGTCCAAATTTGTTGTGGAATGGGCAAGGATTGCAATAAACCAGAAGGAGAGATAGTTTCATATTTGTTTTGCTGGCATACTCGACACTCAGCCACAAACTTTTTGATATCAGTCTTCATTCCTTCCCAACAAAACCCTATCTTAATTCTCTGTTAAGTCTTAAGGACCCCTTGATGACCTGCTGCAGGAGTGGCATGATGCTCCTCTAACACCTTATACCTCTAAAAGGATGTAGGACTCAATATGATTCTGGAATTGTGTTTCAGTAGTCCATTGTCAAACTGATACTCGGACTGCAACGTAGTACCAGAATTTGAGTGGTTGGGAGGTTTGTACCCCAACTTCTTGATTTTTTGGTTGATCCATTCATCTTTCTCATTAGACCTTTTAATATCATCCATCCAGCCAAAATAAGGGTAAGAAATGGCTTTGCATTCCAGTGGTTCAAGGGAAAATCACTAGGCTCTTCTAGTAATTGATCAGAACCTGCAACCCTTGACAATGCATCTGCAACGACATTCTCTGAACCATTCTCATATTGAATTTCATAGTCAAAGCCCAATAGTTTAGTCACCCATTTCTGTTGGAATGATGTGTGAGCTCTACTATGAAGGAAGTACTTAAGACTGATGATCAGTCTTTATGATGAAATGTCTTCCTTGTAAATAATTCTGCTTGATTGCTTGGACAATTGCTATAAGTTCCCTTTCATAGGTAAATGATGCTTGATTTCTAGGACCCAGAGATTGACTTGAGAAAGCAAGAAGCCTTCCCCTTTGTTGCAGAACTGTTCCCACTCCCCTACCAGAAGCATCACATGTTTAGGACTATTGTTGTATGAATGAGGTCAGATGGGATTTACGCAGATCGTATCAAATTGTCTCAAGGAAGataatcaataatcaataattcACATGTTTAGAACTATTGTTGtatgaaaaataataaacatgtgcaaaatatataattaatgggACAAAAACTAATGAACTACTAACATTGCAGAATCAGATCTTAAAGCTTGTCTAATGAAAAATTAAGCTGGTTCATTATCGGTTTAGGGAACAGTCCAACTCATCTAGTTTGCTAACCAAACAGCAACTTacatttttgtaaattatagAAACACAAGCATGAAACAAACTAATGCATATTTGGTAGATCTTGCCTCCTTCTTGGCAAACAATCATGTGAGGGACCTGCAAAATAAGATGAATAATAAAGTTATCACACACGTTGATCAGCATCGTTGAGATAAATGGTCTTTGCCCCCGATCGAATGACACTCATGCTACAGCTTATTTAATTTATGATCGCTGTCTAACATGTTAGTTATGAATGGATGATTGTTACATTATGATAGTGTCCTCTGGAATTTTATATGCAAAATAAATTAGCTAATGAGGTGGTATGCTGGTGTAGGAATAGACATTGCGTAAACATTGCCTTGGGAACATATAGATGGAAATCGAAATCGTGTTACCTTTAGCTATCATTGAAGTCCATGAGATTCCATGTCCCCTTCCCTTAACCAGCACTATATAATAAGTACATGCATATCGAAAGAACTCATCAATCTCAATTGTACATTAACTACAAAGTCTTCTCTTCTATTTTCTCTCAAAATACAAAGAAGCAATGGCTTTCCACACTCGCTTTAACAGCTTCCCCTCAAGGCCACACCCCATTGTTCAACAAGTTGATGAACATTTGTCCAATTGACGTCTTCCGAAGCTACCTCCACATCTTCCTCATCCATAAACCATAACCTAAGTAGCATCGGTGACTTGTATGGTTGTGTTGATAGGTTGCTTCAGATGCCCCTCACACAACAAGCCTTGGCCTAGGAGCAGAATGAGAAATGGACTAATGAGCTATTAGATGGCTCTCTCAGACTCGTGGACGTTTGCAGCCCTTGTTAGCCTTATgaggttatacaattaaaacacaaacgaatgAGTAACTGACATGATTCGAACAGCGGCCATGGAAATCGAACACAAAAGTAGTAGGGCATGGCAACACCAGGATCTTCTTTAAACTCTTAGCCGGATACAACTACTCTATGGGAAGCATTATGTTGTGTTCTAGGGCTTATAGGGACCGGTGTTTTATATAGgctaaaagctagggtttccatccataaaCGAAACCTAAATTTTACTTTCTTAGCCTCCAAGTcaagtatcataatcatattcaattaaggattccatcaatcctatttccaatataagacaccttatataggattgatatctttaagagatcaaatcacaatcaacattattctccaatattacattcctattacatgtagtaTACCACTTAAAAGGtcgatttatattggataaatccaacattctcccacttggtctacaaaatgtaatattcatgtttatacttgagattggagattaatgtCACTTTAGTGGCCATGTAACAGTGATTACATCTCGTCCTTAATGCAGCTTCTGTCAAATGCATTTCTTAACATgaaactaacaaggttgtagAATTGACACAACCCAGAACCTTCATAATCACAAATGCTAAGATCCTCattcacatgaaacacaaattatgatcaagagatgaaactttaaattaaccaaaaatgTCTTACTTTATATCATCTCAGGTCCACCTTATTGTAACTCACAAGTTACACTTTATGCTTTTTTGAAGCCTTAAATCTGCCAATGCATATATCCTTCATCTAATGAAACCATCATAACCTACAGGTGTGAATACATCTCCAAAACAATCATGCATCACTTTCATTGGatcaataataatacaaacGATGTTTGTAGCCAACAAACACAACTAAAAATACCAAATAGGCACATGTCCAAGTAAAATATCccaaaaacttcataaaacaaattaattcaacacttgtgagcaagatgaattaatatgtttttgacACTGATCTATGCACCATACCAGTTACTTTCATAGTGATTTCCAACACCTGCGGGCAAGATGGAAATCCTCACAACTGAGGTAGTGCACAAACCATGTGATGCCATTTAATATGCAATTTGATAACAACTTGATATCTAATATATATTTCATCAAATAATTGACTAGCACACAAAAAATGTGACTTAATGAATCCAACTGGAGATTAATATGAATACATGGATTCTATACATACTTTATAGGTCATCTGCAAATGTAAGGCATTACTAACACGAAACTCAAACTCTCATTGATCTGCAATATCGTTacttaatttgcaaatcaatacTTAAATCATAATTTTGAAAATATGCGTTTGGGAATAGCCTTACTTAGTAAATGAATGCATATTACCTCAATGAAAGGTACAACTAAGCATGAAAGCATTCACTGATGTTTACACCAAAAACGTGCATCCAACAACCATCTTATATGTATTAATAAGTCCACATTTATGCTAAGTCCTTATGAGCCCCAAAACAATATGATCAATCGAGAAATCTAAATGATTGCAAGTAACAGAAATATGTACACATGTACTAAGTAGCCATTCGTGCAACTTAAACATATTATTGTTATTCGAGTAACACAAATTCATGGAAGATAGAATAACACTTTAATAAATTCATGTAAAACCACTTAATGCTCAAAAACTCCCACTAAGTTTTCAAAGTTTATACTTGCAAATAACttaatgagtgtgaagcccaattttcgttcactaattctcccacttgggcaaacactcgTTAATATATTCTTTCAAAGATGTTCCTAAATAAAATTGCTCTATATTTtagacataataaaatagacatcTCAACCAACATAAAGTTCAAACAGAATTTCAGCAATGAGTTACACTTACTTTAGAATTTATCATAATTACTTTACAAGCTTGATTGCTACCAAAGTTATACTGATCAAAATAGGCATACTaatcttcataaaataaaaatatagagCCGTTTTGGGTCAAAATAGTAGTCTAAGTCATGTCTCAAAAAGATCAACACAATCTGCCAGTAAAACTGCCTATACGAGCATGGGTTACTAGTAAATTCACCATAATTAAAATACATGGAAAAAAATTACGAAAATTTGCAAAAACGTATTAGACGTTTATATGTTaaacatatccaaaattcagGTCATTTGGTGACCATTAGACGTGTCATTCACTCAATTTAAATCAAGACACGCAATCTGCCAGAAACAATTATGTGCATCTATCGTGAATTTATGCGTccataacaaattcaatttcatatcCTTTCAATTTCAATGTCCAAAGGAAACTTTAGTAGTCAAATTTCATCCTTTAAATCGACATCatagttcaaattgaaaagatttacaAGCATAAAATTTAAACAATACGTACCTTAGCAATCCTTGATTAACCTTCATGGGTCCAATACTTTGCATCAACAAGTCTCATGAAAAGACACAAAATATGTCATGATGCAACCGATTTTCATGCCTTCAAACCATAACCTTTTATGGGGCTCATTGTGGAAATATTTGTCACTAATGACATGAAACTTTATCCcaataaacttcatgaaactaaattaatttacaccTGTAGGGAAGAAAATTAACTAGTTTCTAGTACTAGATTTTATGTCACAAAAGTACcttcatgaaaaacttcaacacatgTAGGCAAGATGAAGATTTTCACAACTTCTGTGAAATAAAACTCATACTATGTcatcttaattaaactaaaagaagTAATCCACACCTATAGGCAGAAGATTATcccttttattctaattaagatGCAAAGTTGACCGAAGTAACTCAA carries:
- the LOC103454654 gene encoding uncharacterized protein, whose amino-acid sequence is MAFHTRSNSFPSRPHPIVQQVDEQLSRLRSSETTTTSSISINHNLSSIGDLYGCVDKLLQLPLTQQALAQEQNKKWITELLDGSLRLLDVCSTAKDAVLQTKAYVQDLQSIIRRTRGGESGALTSEVNKYLSFRKMVKKAIQKAMKNLKGSERKSTFSSPSNDNETVAIISKLREVEKITLTVFKSLLFFVSGPKSKPGSWSLVSKMVPTKKVACDEETEANEFAQVDAALHKTIKSENTQNQLEKLESCIQDQEEGLESLFRKMIKTRVSLLNILNH